The following proteins are encoded in a genomic region of Arachis ipaensis cultivar K30076 chromosome B02, Araip1.1, whole genome shotgun sequence:
- the LOC107627620 gene encoding disease resistance protein CHL1-like: MAIWGMAGIGKTTIAKALYNQISHNFEVKKFVPNIKDRIMKISSRTSSLEEELLLFFQERVTTKTHNADSTRDKWWGLPHIKVLLILDDVRSERELEVLPVTRECFGPGSIIIITTRTKQDRLHEIGVNHIYRVKEMDYNECVELFSWSAFNKATPERSYSGLINYAIEYSDGLPLALVCVGSAVSPG; encoded by the coding sequence ATGGCGATATGGGGAATGGCGGGTATAGGTAAAACAACTATCGCTAAAGCCCTCTACAACCAAATTAGCCACAACTTTGAGGTGAAGAAATTTGTCCCAAACATCAAGGATAGAATAATGAAAATTTCATCAAGAACGTCTAGTTTAGAAGAGGAGCTTCTATTATTTTTCCAAGAACGAGTTACAACAAAAACGCATAACGCTGACTCAACAAGAGATAAATGGTGGGGACTTCCTCACATAAAGGTACTTCTTATACTTGACGATGTAAGAAGTGAAAGAGAACTGGAGGTTTTGCCAGTAACTCGTGAATGCTTTGGTCCAGGGAGTATAATAATCATCACGACAAGAACTAAACAAGATCGGCTTCATGAGATTGGAGTTAATCATATATATAGAGTGAAAGAAATGGACTACAACGAATGTGTTGAGCTTTTTAGTTGGAGCGCATTCAACAAAGCCACTCCTGAAAGAAGTTATTCTGGTCTTATTAATTATGCAATTGAATATTCTGATGGACTGCCACTGGCTCTTGTGTGTGTTGGCTCTGCTGTATCGCCCGGATAA
- the LOC110268968 gene encoding disease resistance protein RLM3-like, whose protein sequence is MGLNIEGVSSLGTSLSFETSYTLTRLIIQVVAMSSENQEPQSTFNPYRTTMCDVYISGEPQNPPHPFISHLYVALKGSGVYVLGNHTEPNINDLFLSGAIEGCRVSIIVFTTDYAKSTVCLQELVKIMECHRRSKVQKVVPVFYCLYPSEVSNQSGYFGEVLLDTLERNSTDESKVLSYRTALREASAISPTFLPDIW, encoded by the coding sequence ATGGGACTCAACATAGAAGGTGTAAGCTCTCTGGGTACTTCTCTAAGTTTTGAAACCTCCTACACCCTCACTCGCTTGATCATTCAAGTCGTTGCTATGTCTTCCGAAAACCAGGAACCCCAATCCACATTCAATCCTTACAGAACAACGATGTGTGATGTGTACATTAGTGGCGAACCCCAAAACCCTCCTCATCCTTTTATTTCACATCTCTATGTTGCACTCAAAGGTTCTGGAGTATATGTTTTGGGGAATCACACAGAGCCCAACATTAATGACCTTTTCTTATCTGGCGCAATTGAAGGGTGCAGAGTTTCTATCATAGTTTTCACAACAGATTATGCTAAATCAACCGTGTGTTTGCAAGAGCTCGTGAAAATAATGGAGTGCCATCGGAGAAGCAAAGTTCAGAAGGTTGTGCCTGTGTTCTATTGCTTATATCCTTCAGAAGTAAGCAATCAGAGCGGTTATTTTGGAGAAGTTTTGTTAGATACTCTGGAAAGAAACTCAACAGATGAAAGCAAGGTGTTGAGTTATAGGACCGCACTTCGAGAAGCTTCGGCCATTTCACCCACGTTTCTGCCGGATATCTGGTAA